A region of the Agromyces sp. CF514 genome:
TGCCCCGCGCGACCGGGATCGTCCAGTCCGTGTTGGTGGCGATCCACGGGATCCCGGGCGTCTCCGACCCGGGTCCGCCGTTCGAGTTGAGCGCGAACGACGCCTCGGCGAGTTCCTTCCAGCCGACCTCGGGCGTGAACCCCTGCACGAGCGCGTCCGGCGCGTCATCCGCCGAACGCGTCACGCGGTAGCCGCGCTTCTCGAGCTCGACGACGATGCCCTCGCCGCCGACGACGAACACCAGTGCACCGGGTGCGACCTGCTCCTCGAGCAGGCGCATGGCCGCCTGCGGGCTGGTCACGACATCCGTCGGCTGCACCGCCAGGCCGAGTTCGGAGAGATGCGCGGCGACGGATGCATCGCTTCGCGACGCGTTGTTCGTGATGTATCCGACGGGCATCCGCTCCTTGACGAGGTTCAGGCTCTCGACGGCGTGCGGGATCGCACCGGCACCTGCGTAGACGACGCCGTCGAGGTCGGCGAAGACCGCGTCGGCACCGTCGAGCGGCGCGGGAAGCTCAGACTTCTGGCGGAACAGCCCCACCCTCAGGCCTGGGCCTCGTCGTCGGCGTCGCCCTCGGCGAGCACGGCACGCACGTCGTCCTCGAGCACGTCGGCCGGGTCGCCGGAGCCCTCCACCTCGTCGACAGCCTCGACTTCGGTCTCATCAGCCTTCTCGTCCACGACGTCCTCAGCTTCGACCTCGACATCCGCATCGGCGTCGTCGACATCGACCGAGTCGGATGCCTCGTCGGCGTCTTCGATCTCGCCTGCAGGCACGTCGAACTCCGCTGACTCCAGCTCGACCTCGTAGATCTCGACGAGATCGAGCTCTGCGCCGCCGAGCGCGTCCTCGGCGCGGGCCGCACGTGCGCGCCACTCAGCGGCATCCGTCGACCGTCCGAGCTCGTCGAGGACCTCCGCGTAGGCGGAGAACAGCGCCGGGCTGTAGGTGAATGCGCGATCGGGGTCGAGCTGCGGGATCTCGAGCTCGGCCAGGGCCAGCTCGGGCTGCTCGAGGTCGAGGCGCGCGCCGGACATCGCGATCGCGAGTCCGACCTGCACCGCTGCCGGAAG
Encoded here:
- a CDS encoding HAD-IIA family hydrolase; its protein translation is MGLFRQKSELPAPLDGADAVFADLDGVVYAGAGAIPHAVESLNLVKERMPVGYITNNASRSDASVAAHLSELGLAVQPTDVVTSPQAAMRLLEEQVAPGALVFVVGGEGIVVELEKRGYRVTRSADDAPDALVQGFTPEVGWKELAEASFALNSNGGPGSETPGIPWIATNTDWTIPVARGIAPGNGTLVSAVHTAVGRLPLVAGKPETPIFDEAKRRFDAASPLMIGDRLDTDILGANRAGMTSVLVLTGIDRAKQVLAADASSRPDFLVGDLRALHEPYPATEEVRGAIRVRGARVRVDGRRVVIESEGEDRLDLLRAACAAIWRSGTAIHVLDVPPSLYS